From one Culex quinquefasciatus strain JHB chromosome 3, VPISU_Cqui_1.0_pri_paternal, whole genome shotgun sequence genomic stretch:
- the LOC6043427 gene encoding uncharacterized protein LOC6043427, with translation MAFNKDEMHAPTWMDQAFFERVLKHSEKDPAVTVSALKIVPGSNAGDHYASIIFRAAVSYQSRGKSHEASLIVKTVPAEEGMKKELLKNGMLFETETLMYSTVLPEMYRLMKAAGDETELGPRLLYSTSEPHWVMVFSDLSVRGYTVKSSQMDLTEAKMLYAKLGRWHAASTYLADSMPVLKTLDKGLGTMDLREFKPMWTSFIITLSKVCQTWPGFESYGDKLEQISEAIFDKLRIIYTLDETTRYHVLNHGDLHSKNCMYKIVEGKTEDILLLDYQICMWGTPAIDLIYSMYNAVDYDTRNSHRDELIKFYYDEYVAALNRFGYLKKIPTLVDLHVEITKCGHLESFLICTFLPMMMVMMEEGVPQPPPNAEDEGFEFDFGNESKMTELIKHNLRNPRCEEAMKKYLPMLLYKGLLDV, from the exons GCGCGCTCAAGATCGTTCCCGGGTCCAATGCTGGGGATCACTACGCCAGCATCATCTTCCGGGCGGCCGTCAGTTACCAGAGCCGTGGAAAAAGCCACGAAGCGTCCCTGATTGTGAAAACCGTTCCGGCCGAGGAGGGCATGAAGAAGGAATTGCTGAAAAACGGCATGCTGTTTGAGACGGAAACGTTGATGTACAGTACGGTTCTACCGGAGATGTACCGGCTGATGAAGGCCGCCGGTGATGAGACCGAACTGGGACCGAG GCTTCTTTACAGCACCAGTGAACCACACTGGGTGATGGTATTCAGTGACCTTTCCGTGCGTGGATACACCGTCAAATCTAGCCAGATGGACTTGACGGAGGCCAAGATGCTGTACGCCAAGTTGGGCCGTTGGCATGCCGCTTCCACCTATCTAGCTGACTCG ATGCCCGTACTGAAAACCCTGGACAAAGGACTTGGGACCATGGACCTTCGAGAGTTCAAACCCATGTGGACGAGTTTTATCATCACGCTTTCCAAAGTGTGTCAGACTTGGCCAGGCTTCGAAAGCTACGGAGACAAGCTGGAGCAAATTAGTGAGGCCATTTTCGACAAATTGAGGATTATCTACACCCTGGACGAAACGACGCGGTACCACGTGCTAAACCACGGAGATTTGCATTCTAAAAATTGCATGTACAAAATTGTGGAGGGAAAAACCGAAGATATCCTATTG CTCGACTACCAAATCTGCATGTGGGGAACTCCGGCCATCGACTTGATCTACTCGATGTATAATGCGGTCGACTATGACACCAGAAACAGTCACCGCGATGAGCTGATCAAGTTCTACTACGATGAATATGTGGCCGCGTTGAATCGATTTGGCTACCTGAAGAAAATTCCAACCCTCGTAGATCTACACGTTGAAATCACGAAATGTGGTCATCTCG AATCCTTCCTGATTTGTACCTTCCTGCCcatgatgatggtgatgatggAAGAAGGGGTGCCTCAGCCACCACCAAATGCCGAGGATGAAGGTTTCGAGTTTGACTTTGGCAATGAGAGCAAAATGACGGAGCTGATCAAGCACAACTTGCGGAATCCGAGGTGTGAAGAGGCTATGAAGAAGTATTTGCCCATGCTGCTGTACAAGGGTTTGCTAGACGTTTGA
- the LOC6043428 gene encoding uncharacterized protein LOC6043428 produces MAFNKDEMHAPTWMDQAFFEKVLKHSENDSTVTVGALKIVPGSKVGEHYASIIFRAAVSYRSRGKDLETSLIVKTIPAEEGMKKEFLKNGALFETETLMYNTVVPEMYRLLKAAGDDTELGPRLLYSSSDPHWVMVFSDLAVRGYTVKSGQMDLEESKMLYAKLARWHAASTYLADSLPVMKTLDKGLGNMDIKEFKPMWTSYIITLSEVCREWPGYESYGDRLEQISEAIFDKLKNVYTLDESTRYHVLNHGDLHSKNCMYQIVEGKTEDILLLDYQISMWGSPAVDLIYSMYNSVSYETRNSHRDELIKFYYDEFVATLNRFGYLKKIPTLVDLHVEITKCGHLETFLICTFLPFMMLTMEELMPQPPPNAEEGVEFDFADADKMKEMIRHCMTHPKCETALKKYLPMLLHKGLLDV; encoded by the exons ATGGCGTTCAACAAAGATGAAATGCACGCACCGACCTGGATGGACCAGGCCTTCTTCGAGAAGGTCCTGAAACACTCGGAGAACGACTCGACGGTGACCGTTGGCGCGTTGAAGATCGTTCCCGGATCCAAGGTGGGGGAACATTACGCCAGCATCATCTTCCGGGCAGCGGTTAGCTACCGGAGCCGTGGAAAGGACCTCGAAACTTCGCTCATCGTGAAGACCATTCCGGCCGAGGAGGGTATGAAGAAGGAGTTCCTGAAGAACGGGGCGCTTTTTGAGACGGAAACGCTCATGTACAACACTGTCGTGCCGGAGATGTATCGGCTGTTGAAGGCCGCCGGAGATGACACCGAGCTGGGACCGAG GCTCCTCTACAGCTCCAGCGATCCGCACTGGGTGATGGTTTTCAGTGACCTTGCCGTGCGTGGTTACACCGTCAAATCTGGCCAGATGGACCTGGAAGAGTCCAAGATGCTGTACGCCAAGTTGGCCAGATGGCACGCCGCTTCCACTTATCTCGCCGACTCG CTGCCCGTCATGAAAACTCTGGACAAAGGTCTCGGAAACATGGACATTAAGGAATTCAAGCCCATGTGGACGAGCTACATCATCACGCTGTCTGAGGTGTGTCGGGAATGGCCCGGCTACGAAAGCTACGGCGATCGGCTGGAGCAAATTAGTGAggcaattttcgataaattaaaGAATGTCTACACTCTGGACGAATCGACGAGGTACCACGTGCTGAACCACGGAGATTTGCATTCTAAAAATTGCATGTACCAAATTGTGGAAGGAAAAACCGAAGATATTTTATTG CTCGACTACCAAATCAGCATGTGGGGATCTCCGGCTGTGGACTTGATTTACTCGATGTACAACTCAGTCAGCTATGAAACCCGAAACAGTCACCGTGATGAGCTGATCAAGTTCTACTATGACGAATTTGTGGCCACATTAAACAGATTTGGCTATCTGAAAAAGATTCCAACCCTCGTCGACCTACACGTGGAAATTACAAAATGTGGCCATTTGG AAACCTTCCTCATTTGCACCTTCCTGCCGTTCATGATGCTGACGATGGAGGAACTGATGCCACAGCCGCCGCCAAATGCGGAGGAGGGCGTCGAGTTTGACTTTGCCGATGCGGATAAGATGAAGGAGATGATCAGACACTGCATGACGCATCCAAAGTGTGAAACGGCCTTGAAGAAGTATTTGCCCATGCTGCTGCACAAGGGTTTGCTCGATGTTTAA
- the LOC6043429 gene encoding 40S ribosomal protein S2 yields MADAAPARGGFRGGFGSRGGAGGGRGGRGRGRGRGRGRGRGGKEDSKEWVPVTKLGRLVRDGKIRTLEEIYLYSLPIKEFEIIDFFLSRSLKDEVLKIMPVQKQTRAGQRTRFKAFVAIGDSNGHIGLGVKCSKEVATAIRGAIILAKLSVVPVRRGYWGNKIGKPHTVPCKVFGKCGSVLVRLIPAPRGTGIVSAPVPKKLLQMAGIEDCYTMTRGSTTTLGNFAKATYAAIAKTYAFLTPDLWKDLPLAKTPYQEYADFLEKTSKTGQRIIEL; encoded by the exons ATGGCGGACGCAGCTCCAGCCCGTGGTGGATTCAGAGGAGGATTTGGTTCTCGCGGCGGAGCCGGTGGTGGCCGCGGAGGACGCGGACGGGGCCGTGGTCGTGGACGCGGTCGCGGTCGTGGCGGCAAGGAAGACTCCAAGGAGTGGGTTCCAGTGACCAAGCTGGGCCGCCTGGTGCGCGATGGCAAGATCCGCACCCTGGAGGAGATCTACCTGTACTCGCTCCCTATCAAAGAGTTCGAGATCATCGACTTTTTCCTGAGCCGCTCGCTCAAGGACGAAGTGCTGAAGATCATGCCCGTCCAGAAGCAGACCCGTGCCGGTCAGCGTACCCGCTTCAAGGCGTTCGTCGCCATCGGTGACTCCAACGGCCACATCGGTCTCGGCGTCAAGTGCAGCAAGGAAGTGGCCACCGCCATCCGTGGTGCCATCATCCTGGCCAAGCTGTCGGTCGTGCCGGTTCGCCGTGGTTACTGGGGTAACAAGATCGGCAAGCCCCACACCGTGCCCTGCAAG GTCTTCGGCAAGTGCGGTTCCGTCCTGGTGCGTCTCATTCCGGCCCCCCGTGGTACCGGCATTGTGTCGGCCCCGGTCCCGAAGAAGCTGCTCCAGATGGCCGGTATCGAGGATTGCTACACGATGACGCGCGGCTCGACGACCACGCTGGGTAACTTTGCCAAGGCTACCTACGCGGCCATCGCCAAGACGTACGCCTTCCTGACGCCCGATCTGTGGAAGGACCTGCCGCTGGCCAAGACGCCGTACCAGGAGTACGCCGACTTCCTGGAGAAGACCAGCAAGACCGGCCAGCGCATCATTGAGCTGTAA